The following proteins are encoded in a genomic region of Streptomyces sp. NBC_01723:
- a CDS encoding aspartate-semialdehyde dehydrogenase translates to MPRVTDPAAPRIALVGATGVVGTTLLQLIEERGFRYRDLHLVASARSAGREVAVEGRTYQVQDLDGFDFSQADVAFFSAGARVSTTFVPKAVAQGTLVIDNTSAFRMDPDTPLVVPQVNAHVLGTRPVSGVIANPNCSTIPLVRLLGPVQERWGIRQAVVSTYQAASGAGYSGIEELHAGARTVLEDPESAGVSGTFTPSLAFDVIPSIDRLLDDGFTFEEQKMLQESRKILGLPHLDVTTTCVRVPVVNSHSEAAWIECHNPVERDELVDLLAGQPEVTVHDPRTTDSFPTPRTAGDPNRVHVGRIRVAGHNPRGFWLWIVADNVRIGAALNALQIAEALTERGAL, encoded by the coding sequence ATGCCCCGTGTCACCGATCCCGCCGCACCGCGCATCGCCCTGGTCGGCGCCACCGGAGTGGTCGGCACCACCCTCCTGCAGCTCATCGAGGAACGCGGCTTCCGCTACCGCGACCTGCACCTGGTCGCCTCGGCCCGCTCGGCCGGGCGCGAGGTGGCCGTGGAGGGCCGTACCTACCAGGTGCAGGACCTGGACGGCTTCGACTTCTCCCAGGCCGACGTGGCCTTCTTCTCCGCCGGCGCCCGGGTGAGCACCACCTTCGTACCCAAGGCCGTCGCCCAGGGCACCCTGGTCATCGACAACACCAGCGCCTTCCGGATGGACCCCGACACCCCGCTGGTCGTCCCCCAGGTCAACGCCCACGTACTCGGCACCCGCCCGGTGAGCGGCGTCATCGCCAACCCGAACTGCTCCACCATCCCGCTGGTGAGACTGCTGGGGCCGGTCCAGGAGCGCTGGGGCATACGCCAGGCCGTGGTCAGCACCTACCAGGCGGCCTCCGGCGCGGGCTACTCCGGTATCGAGGAACTGCACGCCGGCGCCCGCACCGTCCTCGAGGACCCCGAGAGCGCCGGGGTGTCCGGGACCTTCACCCCGTCCCTCGCCTTCGACGTGATCCCGAGCATCGACCGCCTCCTGGACGACGGCTTCACCTTCGAGGAGCAGAAGATGCTCCAGGAGTCCCGCAAGATCCTCGGACTGCCGCACCTGGACGTCACCACCACCTGCGTGCGCGTCCCGGTGGTGAACAGCCACTCCGAGGCGGCCTGGATCGAGTGCCACAACCCCGTCGAACGGGACGAACTCGTCGACCTGCTGGCCGGGCAGCCCGAGGTCACCGTCCACGACCCGAGGACCACGGACTCCTTCCCCACCCCCCGCACCGCGGGCGACCCGAACCGGGTGCACGTCGGCCGGATCCGCGTGGCCGGACACAACCCCCGCGGATTCTGGTTGTGGATCGTCGCCGACAACGTGCGCATCGGTGCCGCGCTCAACGCCCTGCAGATCGCCGAGGCCCTCACCGAGCGGGGTGCGCTGTGA
- a CDS encoding amino acid kinase family protein: protein MTTPAVLKFGGSTFPAPHAYTDLAEALRQRIEDEQRPMAVVVSAMPGDTEKLRTMLHEANPQPQEATVAGLLTLADTTSAHLLATSLHRAGVTATVLAGHQQGLVTDSTFMWAKVEQLDAEPLRRALAAHQVVIVPGGQAADRQGRPTWLGKNSSDLSAVLVAAALGTERCEIHSDVDGVYSADPNAVSGARLLPEVTHDTAALMSLYGAKVLHRRSVRTAKQHGITLVCRHNRAPFPSGTVIGSEGGPAVGVVLNTKSQVLAYDTAAQADLAHSVFHTEGIDTVRLEDGPHLVVVGGYLDIERFQRLHELPAGRALGIPVTEITGSRATTHIADDPEQARQLAQKLHDALPGPTTGIRAL, encoded by the coding sequence GTGACCACACCCGCCGTCCTGAAGTTCGGGGGCTCCACGTTCCCCGCCCCGCACGCCTACACCGACCTCGCCGAGGCTCTGCGGCAGCGGATCGAGGACGAGCAGCGGCCCATGGCCGTCGTGGTCAGTGCCATGCCCGGGGACACCGAGAAGCTCCGCACCATGCTGCACGAGGCCAACCCGCAGCCGCAGGAAGCCACGGTCGCCGGACTCCTCACCCTCGCCGACACCACCAGCGCCCACCTCCTGGCCACCTCCCTGCACCGGGCCGGCGTCACGGCCACCGTGCTCGCCGGCCACCAGCAGGGCCTCGTCACCGACAGCACGTTCATGTGGGCCAAGGTGGAGCAACTGGACGCCGAACCGCTGCGGCGGGCCCTGGCGGCGCACCAGGTCGTGATCGTCCCCGGCGGCCAGGCCGCCGACCGGCAGGGCCGCCCGACCTGGCTCGGGAAGAACAGCTCCGACCTGTCGGCCGTGCTCGTCGCGGCGGCGCTCGGCACCGAGCGCTGCGAGATCCACTCGGACGTCGACGGCGTCTACAGCGCGGATCCGAACGCGGTCAGCGGCGCCCGCCTGCTGCCCGAGGTGACGCACGACACCGCCGCCCTGATGTCGCTGTACGGGGCGAAGGTCCTGCACCGCAGGTCGGTGCGGACCGCCAAGCAGCACGGCATCACCCTGGTCTGCCGGCACAACCGGGCGCCCTTCCCCTCGGGCACCGTCATCGGCAGCGAGGGCGGCCCCGCCGTCGGCGTCGTCCTCAACACGAAGTCCCAGGTGCTCGCCTACGACACCGCGGCCCAGGCGGACCTGGCGCACAGCGTCTTCCACACCGAAGGCATCGACACCGTACGGCTCGAGGACGGGCCGCACCTCGTGGTCGTCGGAGGCTACCTGGACATCGAGCGCTTCCAGCGCCTCCACGAGCTGCCCGCGGGCCGCGCCCTGGGCATCCCCGTCACCGAGATCACCGGGAGCCGCGCGACCACCCACATCGCCGACGACCCCGAGCAGGCCCGCCAACTCGCCCAGAAGCTCCACGACGCACTCCCCGGTCCCACCACCGGCATCCGAGCCCTCTGA
- a CDS encoding TauD/TfdA family dioxygenase — MTQTNQGSTVFLNFHNDIVHDAIGRYDVSNPDFLVLSCLRADHDGIAATHYADARDIVRALDSRTLELLRSPLFRLNAPGSYVRDVAGGREVLSDPVAMISGPEEFPEISSSANGVRAMTTAAEAALDRLQAACRETSHQVHLRPGEALLINNRKGLHARTPFTARYDGADRWLQRTYVRRSQWSIRYRQTPDSRRVHY, encoded by the coding sequence ATGACGCAGACCAACCAGGGGTCGACCGTCTTCCTCAACTTCCACAACGACATCGTCCACGACGCCATCGGCCGCTACGACGTCAGCAACCCCGACTTCCTCGTCCTCAGCTGCCTGCGCGCCGACCACGACGGCATCGCCGCCACCCACTACGCCGACGCCCGCGACATCGTCCGGGCCCTCGACTCCCGGACCCTCGAACTGCTCCGCAGCCCGCTGTTCCGGCTCAACGCCCCCGGCAGCTACGTGCGTGACGTGGCCGGCGGACGCGAGGTCCTCTCCGACCCGGTGGCCATGATCAGCGGCCCGGAGGAGTTCCCGGAGATCTCCTCCTCCGCCAACGGCGTGCGCGCGATGACCACAGCCGCCGAGGCGGCCCTGGACCGGCTCCAGGCCGCCTGCCGGGAGACCTCCCACCAGGTCCACCTGCGCCCCGGCGAGGCGCTCCTGATCAACAACCGCAAGGGCCTGCACGCCCGCACACCGTTCACCGCCCGCTACGACGGCGCCGACCGCTGGCTCCAGCGGACCTACGTACGGCGCAGCCAGTGGTCCATCCGCTACCGCCAGACCCCGGACAGCCGCCGCGTGCACTACTGA
- a CDS encoding nitroreductase family protein yields the protein MDVMTAVLSRRSEHQLTEPAPSDEEFAYLLRAAATAPDHGRLRPWRWILVRGEGRAALGRCFAEACPPPDFRPDRTAAKTHRAPLLATLVFTPVPDHRVPEWEQLAAAGAMAGSLGLLLHARGFGSIWRTGKFTESAQVHRLLRLRPAERLLGWLYIGTPAEPHRPRRRAPDDVTGRISVFTPGLTAGRVSPTRPSARPHASAAPPGR from the coding sequence ATGGACGTCATGACGGCCGTACTGAGCCGCCGCAGCGAACACCAGCTCACCGAACCGGCCCCGAGCGACGAGGAGTTCGCCTACCTGCTCCGGGCCGCCGCCACCGCCCCCGACCACGGCCGGCTCCGCCCCTGGCGGTGGATCCTGGTCCGGGGTGAAGGCCGCGCCGCCCTCGGCCGGTGCTTCGCCGAAGCCTGTCCCCCACCGGACTTCCGGCCGGACCGCACGGCGGCGAAGACCCACCGGGCGCCGCTGCTCGCCACGCTGGTGTTCACACCGGTGCCCGATCACCGCGTGCCCGAATGGGAGCAGCTGGCCGCCGCCGGCGCCATGGCGGGCTCCCTGGGCCTGCTGCTGCACGCCCGGGGCTTCGGGAGCATCTGGCGCACCGGCAAGTTCACCGAATCCGCCCAGGTCCATCGCCTGCTCCGGCTCCGGCCGGCCGAACGCCTCCTGGGCTGGCTGTACATCGGCACCCCGGCAGAGCCTCACCGGCCCAGGCGCCGGGCACCCGACGACGTGACCGGCCGGATCTCCGTCTTCACCCCCGGGCTCACGGCCGGGCGGGTCAGCCCGACGCGGCCATCTGCTCGTCCTCACGCATCAGCCGCACCGCCTGGTCGATGA
- a CDS encoding LysR family transcriptional regulator has translation METRHLVTFQKVATLLSFTRAAKELSYAQSSVTTQIRALETSLGVELFDRLGGRIRLTPAGEKLLEYAGQILALTEAARADVAGEDGPSGTLVVGTMESITSYRMPPLLEFLHHRYPKVQLSLRPSLCAETCHALRQGSFDIGFLMERETRHHGLETVVLAEEPLALVSAPGHPLAQLPEVSLDHLRATPILATEAGCAYRDLFEEVLWGAETTPFLEFGTVEAIKRGVVSGLGAALLPAMTVAQELEKGEMTTLSWEIPFSVHTQLAWRSGRRLSRELKLFIDQAVRLMREDEQMAASG, from the coding sequence GTGGAGACTCGCCACTTGGTGACGTTCCAGAAGGTCGCGACACTGCTGAGTTTCACTCGCGCGGCGAAGGAACTCAGTTATGCGCAGTCGAGTGTGACCACGCAGATCCGCGCGTTGGAGACCTCGTTGGGGGTGGAGCTCTTCGACCGATTAGGCGGGCGTATCCGGCTGACGCCCGCCGGTGAGAAGCTGCTGGAGTACGCCGGTCAGATCCTCGCCCTGACCGAGGCCGCGCGTGCGGACGTGGCAGGCGAGGACGGACCGTCGGGCACCTTGGTGGTCGGCACGATGGAGAGCATCACCTCGTACCGGATGCCGCCGCTGCTGGAGTTCCTCCACCACCGTTACCCCAAGGTGCAGTTGTCGCTCCGGCCGAGTCTGTGTGCGGAGACCTGCCACGCGCTGCGCCAGGGAAGCTTCGACATCGGCTTCCTCATGGAGCGGGAGACCCGGCACCACGGCCTGGAGACCGTGGTGCTGGCCGAGGAGCCGCTGGCGCTGGTCAGCGCACCCGGACATCCGCTCGCACAGCTGCCGGAGGTGTCGCTCGACCACCTTCGGGCGACCCCGATCCTCGCGACCGAGGCGGGCTGCGCCTACCGCGACCTGTTCGAGGAGGTGCTGTGGGGCGCGGAGACCACGCCGTTCCTCGAGTTCGGCACCGTAGAAGCGATCAAGAGAGGCGTGGTGTCCGGGCTCGGTGCCGCGCTGCTTCCCGCGATGACCGTGGCCCAGGAGCTGGAGAAGGGGGAGATGACAACGCTGTCTTGGGAGATTCCGTTCTCCGTGCACACGCAGTTGGCGTGGCGCAGCGGCAGGCGGCTGTCGCGGGAGCTGAAGCTGTTCATCGACCAGGCGGTGCGGCTGATGCGTGAGGACGAGCAGATGGCCGCGTCGGGCTGA
- a CDS encoding helix-turn-helix transcriptional regulator translates to MGVRLMVVDDHRLLAEALASALKLRGHRVLAATAPAAGAAELVISRAPEVCLLGTATPAEAGMFDPVVRIKRERPQVAVLVLGPVPSPRGIAAAFASGASGYVRHDERIEGVERAIMKARAGEAAVAPALLQGAFGELLNPAAQPDDEGARLLQMLTPREVEVLVRVADGEDTRLIAAGMGIAPSTARTHVQRVLMKLGVGSRLEAAALAARTGLLDRASTSGG, encoded by the coding sequence ATGGGAGTACGGCTCATGGTGGTCGACGATCACCGATTGCTCGCCGAGGCGCTGGCCTCTGCGCTGAAGCTGCGCGGGCACCGTGTGCTGGCCGCGACGGCGCCGGCCGCGGGGGCGGCCGAGCTGGTGATCAGCCGGGCGCCGGAGGTGTGCCTGCTCGGGACGGCGACGCCGGCCGAGGCGGGGATGTTCGATCCGGTGGTGCGGATCAAGCGGGAGCGTCCGCAGGTGGCGGTGCTGGTGCTGGGACCGGTGCCGAGCCCTCGCGGGATCGCGGCGGCGTTCGCGTCGGGGGCGTCGGGGTACGTCCGGCACGACGAGCGCATAGAGGGCGTGGAACGGGCGATCATGAAGGCGCGGGCCGGGGAGGCGGCGGTGGCGCCGGCGCTGTTGCAGGGGGCGTTCGGGGAACTGCTGAATCCGGCGGCGCAGCCCGACGACGAGGGGGCGCGGCTGCTGCAGATGCTCACGCCGAGGGAGGTGGAGGTCCTGGTCCGGGTCGCCGACGGCGAGGACACCCGGCTGATCGCGGCGGGGATGGGGATAGCACCGTCGACGGCGCGTACGCATGTGCAGCGGGTGCTGATGAAGCTGGGGGTGGGCTCACGGCTGGAGGCGGCGGCTCTGGCGGCCCGGACGGGGTTGCTGGACCGGGCGAGCACCTCCGGCGGCTGA
- a CDS encoding outer membrane protein assembly factor BamB family protein — translation MSQPPPPPPPNQPPTPPSGGPPNFGKAPEPGYGYPQTPPQTPPQAPAAPPTPPAGPPPQQPGYGYPQTPPQPQPGYGYPGQQPGQPGPYGQPTPVYGQPGQPGQPQYGYPQATVPMQPQPGGPGGGRKINAQLAIIVSAVVAIALIIGGGVWYAKSSDDGGKDDTASSSGGTGGKGGTDEKGGEGGESSAGTEKVPSDPAAKVLFQVPAPAVSKDDSSVVVSGSWLTDKVYAKSGIAEVVGYDPDKGSKQWSIKLAGPVCAASQHVTDDNKTVVIHQPAMPTKAEPSHGCTQVAVLDLDAGKKLWTKTAGDQPINFSNVTISGDTVAAGSTEGGVGFDIAKGEVLWSPKATDSCYDAGYGGGDKLVAVRKCGSYDARQLNIQSIDPKSGKVISEYKMAKGIEYAGVVSTDPLVVAADVGDSAGDGSGISDFFSIDNKTGKLLTRISVPGEQFAARCDTITKIENCTGLAVGANRLYIPTEEHEGSGESYSRTNEVVAFDLATGKQTGQRADAGEDYTITPLRMDGGNVIAYKRPPYDKGGQIVSIDGGSFKQTTLLENPATDAVRDVESSMSPDYSEILYSQGHLYMSQVFASEPTSADEKEYLAIGFGTSG, via the coding sequence ATGAGCCAGCCGCCGCCCCCGCCGCCGCCCAACCAGCCGCCCACGCCGCCTTCGGGAGGCCCGCCCAACTTCGGGAAGGCTCCCGAGCCGGGGTACGGCTACCCGCAGACGCCGCCGCAGACCCCGCCGCAGGCGCCCGCGGCTCCGCCCACTCCGCCGGCGGGACCGCCGCCGCAGCAGCCGGGGTACGGGTATCCGCAGACTCCGCCGCAGCCCCAGCCGGGGTACGGCTACCCCGGTCAGCAGCCCGGGCAGCCGGGGCCGTACGGGCAGCCGACGCCGGTGTACGGGCAGCCGGGTCAGCCCGGGCAGCCGCAGTACGGCTATCCGCAGGCGACCGTGCCGATGCAGCCCCAGCCCGGCGGGCCGGGCGGCGGCCGGAAGATCAACGCGCAGCTGGCGATCATCGTGTCGGCCGTCGTCGCGATCGCGCTGATCATCGGCGGCGGGGTCTGGTACGCCAAGTCCTCCGACGACGGCGGCAAGGACGACACCGCCAGTTCCAGCGGGGGCACCGGTGGCAAGGGCGGCACCGACGAGAAGGGCGGCGAGGGCGGCGAGTCCTCCGCCGGCACGGAGAAGGTCCCCTCCGACCCCGCCGCCAAGGTGCTCTTCCAGGTCCCGGCGCCCGCGGTGAGCAAGGACGACAGCAGCGTCGTCGTCTCCGGGTCCTGGCTCACCGACAAGGTGTACGCCAAGAGCGGCATCGCCGAGGTCGTCGGGTACGACCCCGACAAGGGCAGCAAGCAGTGGTCGATCAAGCTCGCCGGTCCCGTCTGCGCGGCCAGCCAGCACGTCACCGACGACAACAAGACGGTCGTCATCCACCAGCCCGCCATGCCGACCAAGGCCGAGCCCTCGCACGGCTGCACCCAGGTCGCCGTCCTCGACCTGGACGCCGGGAAGAAGCTGTGGACGAAGACCGCCGGTGACCAGCCGATCAACTTCAGCAACGTCACGATCAGCGGCGACACCGTCGCGGCCGGCAGCACCGAGGGCGGCGTCGGCTTCGACATCGCCAAGGGCGAGGTCCTCTGGTCCCCGAAGGCGACCGACTCCTGCTACGACGCCGGGTACGGCGGCGGCGACAAGCTGGTCGCGGTGCGCAAGTGCGGCTCGTACGACGCCCGGCAGCTGAACATCCAGAGCATCGACCCGAAGAGCGGGAAGGTGATCTCCGAGTACAAGATGGCCAAGGGCATCGAGTACGCGGGCGTCGTGTCCACGGACCCGCTGGTCGTGGCCGCCGACGTCGGTGACTCCGCCGGCGACGGCAGCGGCATCTCGGACTTCTTCTCGATCGACAACAAGACCGGCAAGCTGCTCACCCGCATCTCGGTCCCCGGCGAGCAGTTCGCGGCCCGCTGCGACACGATCACCAAGATCGAGAACTGCACGGGGCTCGCGGTCGGTGCGAACCGGCTCTACATCCCGACCGAGGAGCACGAGGGCAGCGGAGAGTCCTACAGCCGGACCAACGAGGTCGTCGCCTTCGACCTGGCCACGGGGAAGCAGACGGGGCAGCGGGCGGACGCCGGCGAGGACTACACGATCACTCCGCTGCGCATGGACGGCGGCAACGTGATCGCCTACAAGCGGCCGCCGTACGACAAGGGCGGTCAGATCGTCAGCATCGACGGCGGGTCGTTCAAGCAGACCACGCTGCTGGAGAACCCGGCCACCGACGCGGTGCGGGACGTGGAGTCCAGCATGTCGCCGGACTACTCCGAGATCCTCTACTCGCAGGGGCACCTGTACATGTCGCAGGTGTTCGCAAGTGAGCCGACCAGCGCGGACGAGAAGGAGTACCTGGCGATCGGGTTCGGCACGAGCGGCTGA
- a CDS encoding outer membrane protein assembly factor BamB family protein produces MSQPPNQPPQSGGFGAPQDPPPGGFGAPTPPPQGPPQTPPPPQGPPSGPPPQPGYGYPQQQPGQPGPYGQPGPYNSGPYAQPQQPGPYGQQPGYGYPQPQYPGGPGTPPPGGPGSRNPFKGKPALVVGAAVAALLVIGGSVWAVTANSGDDKDKKPVAGKSDDPKPSGSGGGAPVNPGDGSGDGGEDPDNLNEGRQAGESKVLWYKEAPDAPGSGADANGMWITDKTAVKAAYKQVFAYNVGDGKPTWDPIAFPEKICAVTPEKTADDKIIVAYMSGSSDRAKCNKLQEIDLATGAKGWTEEVADGELFDSTLSVELSVSGTTLMVGRSQSGTAYDVTSGKKLYDKKRYGDACFPAGFAGSAKKLVQVASCGAGGNNEHDEVQGLDPKTGKVLWTYKYDKGWRVARAYSVDPLVVYATNEDKKVWNISTFTSGGKVVEQVGVDEDFAPECGWAILERDLQGCSGVAVADNTLYLPTEATSGANEIVAINLATGKEKWRTKSPADESMMPLKVEGDQLVAYVQPSYDAGGQVVAIPTGGSAHAPAKLLQNPQGVADIENSFYSKDIDWVDGRFYISTTRLTGNDESKEKLMLAYGK; encoded by the coding sequence ATGAGCCAGCCGCCCAACCAGCCGCCGCAGTCGGGTGGCTTCGGAGCACCGCAGGACCCACCGCCGGGAGGCTTCGGGGCACCGACCCCGCCGCCGCAGGGCCCGCCCCAGACGCCGCCGCCCCCGCAGGGCCCGCCGTCCGGCCCGCCGCCCCAGCCGGGGTACGGCTACCCGCAGCAGCAGCCCGGCCAGCCGGGACCGTACGGGCAGCCCGGACCGTACAACTCCGGCCCCTACGCCCAGCCCCAGCAGCCCGGACCGTACGGCCAGCAGCCCGGCTACGGCTACCCGCAGCCGCAGTACCCGGGCGGCCCCGGCACCCCGCCGCCCGGCGGCCCCGGCTCCCGCAACCCCTTCAAGGGCAAGCCCGCCCTCGTCGTCGGCGCCGCGGTCGCGGCCCTGCTGGTCATCGGCGGCAGCGTGTGGGCGGTGACCGCCAACAGCGGCGACGACAAGGACAAGAAGCCGGTGGCCGGCAAGAGCGACGACCCGAAGCCCTCCGGCTCCGGCGGCGGCGCCCCGGTCAACCCCGGCGACGGCAGCGGTGACGGCGGCGAGGACCCCGACAACCTCAACGAGGGCCGCCAGGCCGGCGAGTCCAAGGTGCTCTGGTACAAGGAGGCGCCCGACGCCCCCGGTTCCGGCGCCGACGCCAACGGCATGTGGATCACCGACAAGACCGCGGTGAAGGCGGCGTACAAGCAGGTCTTCGCCTACAACGTCGGCGACGGCAAGCCCACCTGGGACCCGATCGCCTTCCCGGAGAAGATCTGCGCGGTCACCCCGGAGAAGACGGCCGACGACAAGATCATCGTCGCCTACATGAGCGGCTCCAGCGACCGCGCCAAGTGCAACAAGCTCCAGGAGATCGACCTCGCCACCGGCGCGAAGGGCTGGACGGAGGAGGTCGCCGACGGCGAGCTGTTCGACTCCACGCTCTCCGTCGAACTCTCCGTCAGCGGCACCACGCTGATGGTCGGCCGCTCCCAGTCCGGCACCGCCTACGACGTCACCAGCGGCAAGAAGCTGTACGACAAGAAGCGGTACGGCGACGCCTGCTTCCCCGCCGGGTTCGCCGGCAGCGCGAAGAAGCTCGTCCAGGTCGCCTCCTGCGGCGCCGGCGGCAACAACGAGCACGACGAGGTCCAGGGACTCGACCCGAAGACCGGCAAGGTCCTGTGGACCTACAAGTACGACAAGGGCTGGCGGGTCGCCCGCGCCTACTCCGTCGACCCGCTGGTCGTCTACGCCACCAACGAGGACAAGAAGGTCTGGAACATCTCCACCTTCACCTCCGGCGGCAAGGTCGTCGAACAGGTCGGCGTCGACGAGGACTTCGCCCCCGAGTGCGGCTGGGCCATCCTCGAGCGCGACCTCCAGGGCTGCTCCGGCGTCGCGGTCGCCGACAACACCCTCTACCTGCCCACCGAGGCGACCAGCGGCGCCAACGAGATCGTCGCGATCAACCTCGCCACCGGCAAGGAGAAGTGGCGGACGAAGTCCCCCGCGGACGAGTCGATGATGCCGCTGAAGGTCGAGGGCGACCAGCTCGTCGCGTACGTCCAGCCGTCCTACGACGCGGGCGGCCAGGTCGTCGCCATCCCGACCGGCGGCAGCGCCCACGCGCCGGCCAAGCTGCTGCAGAACCCGCAGGGCGTCGCGGACATCGAGAACAGCTTCTACTCCAAGGACATCGACTGGGTCGACGGGCGGTTCTACATCTCCACCACCCGCCTGACCGGAAACGACGAGTCGAAGGAGAAGTTGATGCTCGCCTACGGCAAGTGA
- a CDS encoding ABC-F family ATP-binding cassette domain-containing protein: MAVNLVNVENVSKVYGTRALLDGVSLGVSEGDRIGVVGRNGDGKTTMIRMLARLEEPDTGRVTHSGGLRLGVLTQHDSLDPEATVRHEVIGDLADHEWAGNAKIRDVLTGLFGGLDMPGFPQGLDTVIGPLSGGERRRIALAKLLIEEQDLVVLDEPTNHLDVEGIAWLARHLRERRSALVCVTHDRWFLDQVCTRMWDVQRGDVFEYEGGYSDYVFARAERERIAATEETKRQNLVRKELAWLRRGAPARTSKPRFRVEAANELIADVPPPRDSSELMKFASSRLGKTVFDLEDVTVQAGPKVLLKHVTWQLGPGDRIGLVGVNGAGKTSLLRTLRDAARSDGEEQPVSGRVRVGRTVKLAYLSQEVAELDPTWRVLEAVQRVRERVDLGKGREMTAGQLCETFGFGKEKQWTPVGDLSGGERRRLQLLRLLMDEPNVLFLDEPTNDLDIETLTQLEDVLDGWPGSMIVISHDRFFVERTTDRVFALLGDGALRMLPRGIDEYLERRRRMEEAAAAAVPAPVRKPAADVPEKSAADARAAKKELQKIERQLDKVSEKETKLHARIAENATDFAKVAELDAELRGLAGQREDLETRWLELAEDA, from the coding sequence ATGGCCGTCAATCTGGTCAATGTCGAGAACGTCAGCAAGGTGTACGGCACCCGTGCACTGCTCGACGGCGTGTCCCTCGGCGTCTCCGAAGGGGACCGCATCGGCGTCGTCGGCCGCAACGGCGACGGCAAGACGACCATGATCCGGATGCTGGCCAGGCTGGAGGAGCCCGACACCGGCCGCGTCACCCACTCCGGCGGGCTGCGGCTCGGCGTGCTCACCCAGCACGACTCCCTGGACCCCGAGGCCACCGTCCGGCACGAGGTCATCGGCGACCTGGCCGACCACGAGTGGGCCGGCAACGCCAAGATCAGGGACGTGCTGACCGGGCTGTTCGGCGGGCTGGACATGCCGGGCTTCCCGCAGGGGCTGGACACGGTCATCGGGCCGCTCTCCGGTGGCGAGCGGCGCCGGATCGCGCTCGCCAAGCTGCTCATCGAGGAGCAGGACCTCGTCGTCCTCGACGAGCCCACCAACCACCTCGACGTCGAGGGCATCGCCTGGCTCGCCCGGCACCTGCGCGAGCGCCGGTCCGCGCTCGTCTGCGTGACGCACGACCGGTGGTTCCTCGACCAGGTCTGCACCCGCATGTGGGACGTGCAGCGCGGCGACGTCTTCGAGTACGAGGGCGGCTACTCCGACTACGTCTTCGCCCGCGCCGAGCGCGAGCGCATCGCCGCCACCGAGGAGACCAAGCGGCAGAACCTGGTCCGCAAGGAGCTGGCCTGGCTCCGGCGCGGGGCGCCCGCCCGTACCTCCAAGCCGCGCTTCCGCGTCGAGGCCGCCAACGAGCTGATCGCCGACGTGCCGCCGCCCCGGGACAGCAGCGAGCTGATGAAGTTCGCCTCGTCCCGGCTCGGCAAGACCGTGTTCGACCTGGAGGACGTGACCGTCCAGGCCGGCCCCAAGGTGCTGCTCAAGCACGTCACCTGGCAGCTCGGCCCCGGCGACCGCATCGGCCTGGTCGGCGTCAACGGCGCCGGCAAGACCTCCCTGCTGCGCACCCTCAGGGACGCCGCCCGCAGCGACGGCGAGGAGCAGCCGGTGAGCGGACGGGTCCGCGTCGGCCGGACGGTCAAGCTGGCCTACCTCTCCCAGGAGGTCGCCGAACTCGACCCCACCTGGCGGGTGCTGGAGGCCGTGCAGCGCGTCCGCGAGCGCGTCGACCTCGGCAAGGGCCGCGAGATGACCGCCGGACAGCTGTGCGAGACCTTCGGCTTCGGCAAGGAGAAGCAGTGGACGCCGGTCGGCGACCTCTCCGGCGGTGAGCGGCGGCGGCTCCAGCTGCTCCGGCTCCTCATGGACGAGCCCAACGTCCTCTTCCTCGACGAGCCCACCAACGACCTCGACATCGAGACCCTGACCCAGCTGGAGGACGTGCTCGACGGCTGGCCCGGCTCGATGATCGTCATCTCCCACGACCGGTTCTTCGTCGAGCGGACCACCGACCGGGTCTTCGCCCTGCTCGGCGACGGCGCGCTCCGGATGCTGCCGCGCGGCATCGACGAGTACCTGGAGCGGCGCCGGCGCATGGAGGAGGCGGCCGCGGCGGCCGTGCCCGCCCCGGTGCGGAAGCCGGCCGCCGACGTGCCCGAGAAGAGCGCCGCCGACGCGCGCGCCGCCAAGAAGGAACTCCAGAAGATCGAGCGGCAGCTCGACAAGGTCTCCGAGAAGGAGACCAAGCTGCACGCCCGGATCGCCGAGAACGCCACGGACTTCGCGAAGGTGGCCGAACTCGACGCCGAGCTGCGCGGGCTGGCCGGGCAGCGCGAGGACCTGGAGACGCGCTGGCTGGAACTGGCCGAGGACGCCTAG